Proteins encoded within one genomic window of Brassica rapa cultivar Chiifu-401-42 chromosome A09, CAAS_Brap_v3.01, whole genome shotgun sequence:
- the LOC103833923 gene encoding BTB/POZ domain-containing protein At3g05675 has protein sequence MDLSLSTKNVFSSALRFAMSIDTLKNSPELAHELKTSAQEQVEFMLSEDDEVRLLVSREEVKSVVRLGISSVLSTLLDRLSSLLLLPEEFDVLNDIEWLCKVLPRMELMKDLVFKWADVSSEILVIAQNCKLGVKVKLVEVTGKVLEAVGYGVVIVPCGSRACLLKLWLPFIRRLKTLVDAEGSGSEYRMDEDLCEFLEGSMVSLVLTLPSNDQAEVFGEWMRGIALEGVKFPDLSEAFEVWCYRSKSAKRRLLEKCDRLASENLAL, from the coding sequence ATGGATCTATCACTCAGCACTAAGAATGTCTTCTCCTCAGCTCTCCGTTTCGCCATGTCCATTGACACGCTGAAGAACTCTCCTGAGCTTGCTCATGAACTCAAAACCTCAGCTCAAGAGCAAGTCGAGTTCATGCTGTCCGAAGACGACGAGGTACGGTTACTGGTTTCTCGAGAGGAAGTTAAATCTGTCGTGCGATTAGGCATCTCCAGTGTCCTATCGACGTTGTTAGACAGATTATCATCTTTGCTTCTTCTCCCTGAAGAGTTCGATGTTCTTAATGATATTGAGTGGCTGTGCAAAGTGTTGCCGAGGATGGAGTTGATGAAAGATCTCGTCTTTAAATGGGCCGACGTGTCGAGTGAGATTCTTGTGATTGCGCAGAACTGTAAGTTAGGTGTGAAAGTGAAGCTTGTAGAGGTTACAGGGAAGGTTTTAGAAGCGGTTGGTTATGGTGTCGTGATTGTTCCTTGTGGAAGCAGAGCCTGTCTTCTGAAGCTGTGGTTGCCTTTCATAAGGAGGTTAAAGACTCTGGTGGATGCAGAAGGATCTGGGTCTGAGTACAGAATGGACGAAGATCTCTGTGAATTCTTAGAAGGATCGATGGTGTCTTTGGTCTTGACGTTGCCTTCGAATGACCAAGCGGAAGTGTTTGGGGAATGGATGAGAGGGATTGCGTTGGAAGGAGTGAAGTTTCCGGATTTGAGTGAAGCCTTTGAGGTTTGGTGTTATAGAAGTAAGTCTGCAAAGAGACGGTTGTTGGAAAAATGTGATAGACTTGCATCTGAAAACCTTGCcctttga